The proteins below are encoded in one region of Sphingobacterium sp. R2:
- a CDS encoding 1,4-dihydroxy-6-naphthoate synthase: MKLTLGFSPCPNDTFIFDALIHHKIDTKGLDFEVEYHDVETLNLKAFQGELDITKLSYHAFAYAVEDYELLDAGSALGFGVGPMLITKDPKMAKLLQQKLERAESMEAFDQLKIGYPGKYTTANFLLSLAFPELKNKIELVFSDIEGALLDGSIDLGLIIHENRFTYAEKGLHKVVDLGDYWEKTTKFPIPLGGIVVKRSLPQEVKDTLNTILKESVEFAFANPKSGLEFIRAHAQEMSEEVMYKHIELYVNKYSVALGIEGRNAITKMFEKAQELGFIPHSEKKLFLS; this comes from the coding sequence ATGAAATTAACATTAGGATTTTCTCCATGTCCCAATGATACATTTATTTTTGATGCATTGATTCATCATAAGATAGATACTAAGGGATTGGATTTTGAAGTGGAATATCACGATGTGGAGACCTTAAACTTAAAAGCTTTTCAAGGCGAGCTTGATATTACCAAACTAAGTTATCATGCTTTTGCCTATGCTGTTGAGGACTATGAATTGCTCGATGCAGGGAGTGCGCTGGGCTTTGGTGTGGGGCCCATGCTAATTACGAAAGATCCAAAGATGGCGAAATTACTTCAACAAAAATTGGAACGCGCAGAAAGCATGGAAGCATTCGATCAATTGAAAATTGGCTATCCAGGAAAATATACAACGGCTAATTTTTTATTGAGCTTGGCTTTCCCTGAGTTGAAAAATAAAATAGAACTGGTTTTTTCTGATATTGAAGGCGCCTTATTGGATGGTTCTATTGATTTAGGATTGATTATTCACGAAAATAGATTCACCTATGCGGAAAAAGGATTGCATAAAGTTGTCGATCTCGGGGACTATTGGGAGAAAACGACAAAATTTCCGATTCCTCTTGGCGGAATTGTCGTAAAACGTAGTCTGCCGCAAGAAGTAAAAGATACATTGAATACAATCTTGAAAGAAAGTGTTGAGTTTGCCTTTGCCAATCCGAAGTCTGGTCTGGAGTTTATTCGCGCACATGCACAGGAAATGAGTGAAGAGGTGATGTACAAGCATATCGAACTTTACGTCAATAAATATTCAGTAGCGTTGGGTATTGAAGGACGTAACGCAATTACCAAGATGTTTGAAAAGGCTCAGGAACTCGGTTTTATACCGCATTCGGAAAAGAAATTATTTTTGTCATAA
- the secA gene encoding preprotein translocase subunit SecA, with product MLKFLSKLFGSKSERDIKGIQPVVDQIKAEYEKLSNLTNDELRAKTVDFKERIKNYLADIDQEIDSLKKEAEEDEDDMAKKTSIYEQVDKLSKDRDKKLEEVLKDILPEAFAVVKETSRRLTENEELEVTANDFDRELAVYKPNVVINGDKAIWKNKWMAAGTEVTWNMVHYDVQLIGGIVLHSGKIAEMATGEGKTLVGTLPTYLNALSGQGVHIVTVNDYLARRDSEWNAPLFEFHGLSVDCIDKHQPNSPQRRKAYQSDIVYGTNNEFGFDYLRDNMVQTPDALVQGKLHFAMVDEVDSVLIDDARTPLIISGPIPRGDQHEFYQLKPRIERLVHVQKAYINTVLNDAKKALAAGDSDVEGGGLALLRAYRGLPKNKALIKFLSEGANRSILQKVENYYMQEQNKNMPKVDAELYFVIDEKNNQVELTEKGIELITATGEDPSFFILPDVGTEIAEIEKSSLTLEEKAAKKEDMLRDYSIKAERIHSINQLLKAYTLFENDVEYIVDEGKVKIVDEQTGRIMDGRRYSDGLHQAIEAKENVKVEDATQTYATITLQNYFRMYHKLSGMTGTASTEAGELWEIYKLDVVEIPTNRVAQRDDRQDLIYRTAREKYNAVAEEIQRLTDAGRPVLVGTTSVEISELLSRMLQLRKIKHNVLNAKLHQKEADIVAEAGRPGQVTIATNMAGRGTDIKLTEEVKKAGGLAIIGTERHESRRVDRQLRGRAGRQGDPGSSQFFVSLEDNLMRLFASERISNIMVKMGVEEGEVMQHSMLTKSIERAQRKVEENNFGIRKRLLEYDDVMNSQRTVIYSKRKNALFGERLDVDLNNMIFDVAEEIVVEAKEQGNYEDFQIEVIRIFAITPEITAEEFAQGKIEALTERLFEHALDAYHHKIEAVGALTVPVLNNVYAERGQIVENVVIPFTDGIRGIQVSANLKKAIESNGKEVFKSFEKGIVLALIDEAWKEHLREMDDLKQSVQNAVYEQKDPIIIYKMEAFDLFKGMLASMNKDVVSFIFKGEIPGQEPTSMQARQVQQAPVKTVETKAELTSPTGVSEEDVNDGPKEPVRNENTVGRNDECPCGSGKKYKNCHGANN from the coding sequence ATGTTAAAGTTTTTAAGTAAATTATTTGGAAGTAAATCCGAGAGAGATATCAAGGGAATTCAGCCTGTGGTAGACCAAATCAAAGCTGAATATGAGAAGCTTTCAAATCTAACCAATGACGAGTTACGTGCCAAGACCGTTGATTTCAAAGAAAGAATTAAGAATTACCTCGCAGATATTGACCAAGAAATTGATTCGCTAAAGAAGGAAGCGGAGGAAGATGAGGACGATATGGCGAAGAAAACTTCTATTTACGAGCAAGTGGACAAGCTGTCTAAAGACCGTGATAAGAAGTTGGAAGAGGTATTGAAGGATATTTTGCCGGAGGCATTTGCCGTGGTTAAAGAAACTTCCAGACGTTTGACGGAAAACGAAGAATTAGAAGTTACTGCCAACGATTTTGATAGAGAGCTGGCTGTTTACAAACCAAATGTTGTCATCAATGGAGATAAAGCAATTTGGAAAAATAAATGGATGGCAGCTGGTACTGAAGTCACTTGGAACATGGTTCATTACGATGTCCAATTGATTGGTGGTATTGTGTTACATAGCGGAAAAATCGCTGAGATGGCTACGGGAGAGGGTAAAACCTTGGTAGGAACATTACCTACTTATTTAAATGCTCTTTCTGGTCAAGGTGTGCACATCGTAACGGTGAACGATTACCTTGCTCGACGTGACTCTGAATGGAATGCTCCATTATTTGAATTCCATGGTTTGTCTGTTGACTGTATCGATAAACATCAGCCAAATTCTCCACAACGTCGTAAGGCCTATCAATCGGACATCGTATATGGTACAAATAACGAGTTTGGTTTCGATTATCTACGGGATAATATGGTTCAGACTCCGGATGCATTGGTACAGGGAAAATTACACTTTGCTATGGTCGATGAGGTGGATTCCGTATTGATTGACGATGCGCGTACGCCTTTGATTATCTCTGGTCCAATTCCACGTGGTGATCAACATGAATTTTACCAATTGAAACCACGTATTGAGCGCTTGGTGCACGTTCAGAAAGCATATATTAATACCGTTTTAAATGATGCTAAAAAAGCATTGGCCGCCGGTGATTCTGATGTTGAAGGCGGTGGTTTAGCACTATTAAGAGCTTATAGAGGTTTACCCAAAAATAAAGCTTTAATCAAATTCTTAAGTGAGGGTGCAAACCGCTCTATCTTGCAAAAAGTTGAAAATTACTATATGCAGGAGCAAAATAAAAATATGCCTAAAGTAGATGCGGAGCTTTATTTTGTCATAGACGAAAAGAACAATCAAGTAGAATTGACAGAGAAAGGTATCGAGTTGATTACAGCAACTGGAGAAGATCCTTCCTTCTTTATATTACCGGATGTTGGTACTGAAATCGCTGAAATTGAAAAGTCTTCGTTGACTTTGGAAGAGAAGGCCGCTAAAAAGGAAGACATGTTGCGTGATTATTCAATCAAAGCAGAGCGTATTCACTCGATCAACCAACTGTTAAAAGCATATACCTTGTTTGAAAATGATGTTGAATATATCGTTGATGAAGGTAAAGTAAAAATTGTTGATGAGCAAACAGGTCGTATCATGGATGGCCGCCGTTATTCGGATGGCTTGCACCAGGCGATTGAAGCGAAGGAAAATGTGAAAGTAGAAGATGCTACACAAACTTACGCTACGATTACATTGCAAAACTATTTCCGTATGTACCACAAGCTTTCGGGTATGACTGGTACGGCATCGACCGAGGCCGGAGAGCTTTGGGAAATTTACAAACTTGATGTAGTCGAGATTCCAACCAATCGTGTGGCTCAACGCGATGACCGTCAAGATTTGATTTATCGTACTGCACGTGAAAAATATAATGCAGTAGCCGAAGAGATTCAACGATTGACCGATGCAGGACGTCCAGTATTGGTCGGAACGACATCTGTAGAGATATCGGAGCTGTTAAGTCGTATGCTACAACTGCGTAAGATCAAACACAATGTTTTGAATGCTAAGTTACACCAAAAAGAAGCTGATATCGTTGCTGAAGCTGGACGTCCTGGACAGGTGACTATTGCTACAAATATGGCTGGTCGTGGTACGGATATTAAATTGACTGAGGAAGTGAAAAAGGCTGGAGGTCTTGCGATTATCGGTACGGAAAGACACGAATCTCGTCGTGTTGACCGTCAGTTACGTGGTCGTGCTGGTCGTCAAGGAGATCCAGGTTCATCGCAATTCTTTGTTTCACTTGAAGACAACTTGATGCGTTTATTTGCTTCCGAGCGGATTTCTAACATCATGGTGAAAATGGGAGTCGAAGAGGGTGAAGTGATGCAACATAGTATGTTGACTAAATCCATTGAGCGTGCGCAACGCAAAGTCGAAGAGAATAACTTCGGTATCCGTAAACGCCTATTGGAGTATGACGATGTCATGAATTCACAACGTACCGTCATCTATTCAAAACGAAAAAACGCCTTGTTTGGAGAGCGTTTAGATGTGGATTTGAATAATATGATTTTTGACGTTGCTGAAGAAATTGTCGTTGAAGCGAAAGAACAGGGTAACTACGAAGATTTTCAAATTGAAGTAATCCGTATTTTTGCAATCACACCAGAAATTACCGCAGAAGAATTTGCTCAAGGCAAAATTGAAGCCTTGACCGAACGTCTTTTCGAGCATGCACTCGATGCTTATCATCATAAAATTGAAGCCGTTGGTGCTTTGACAGTACCTGTTCTGAATAATGTCTATGCAGAAAGAGGTCAAATTGTCGAAAACGTAGTCATTCCATTTACCGATGGTATCCGTGGCATTCAGGTTTCGGCCAATTTGAAAAAAGCGATTGAAAGCAATGGTAAAGAAGTTTTTAAGTCTTTTGAAAAAGGAATTGTTCTAGCCTTAATCGACGAGGCTTGGAAAGAGCACTTGCGTGAAATGGATGATTTGAAACAGTCCGTTCAGAACGCTGTTTATGAACAGAAAGATCCGATTATCATTTATAAAATGGAGGCATTTGATTTGTTCAAAGGAATGCTGGCTTCCATGAATAAGGATGTGGTAAGCTTTATTTTCAAAGGGGAGATCCCTGGTCAAGAGCCGACTTCCATGCAAGCGAGACAAGTGCAGCAGGCTCCAGTGAAAACTGTTGAAACAAAAGCAGAGTTGACTTCACCTACAGGCGTGAGTGAAGAAGATGTGAACGATGGACCAAAAGAACCTGTTCGTAATGAAAATACGGTTGGACGCAATGACGAGTGTCCTTGTGGTTCAGGAAAAAAATATAAAAATTGCCACGGCGCAAATAACTAA
- a CDS encoding SPOR domain-containing protein, whose protein sequence is MLKRGLIFVHVLVLFSVVQARAQEKGGVIVTKDTLITQLQNFRAAMGINPVESKATAVPAKPIVRSAASRVKVRGFRVQIFAGSSRNQAFSEQTRFRNMYKDIDTYITYDEPNYRVKVGDFRSRSEANAFMRELRQYFNNVFVFSENVFVYQ, encoded by the coding sequence ATGCTGAAGAGAGGATTGATTTTCGTACATGTACTTGTGTTGTTTTCTGTTGTTCAAGCAAGGGCGCAGGAAAAAGGTGGAGTAATTGTAACCAAAGATACGTTGATTACACAGCTTCAAAATTTCAGGGCAGCTATGGGAATCAATCCTGTCGAAAGCAAAGCGACAGCAGTACCTGCTAAGCCCATTGTCCGATCTGCGGCATCGAGGGTCAAAGTAAGAGGCTTTCGCGTCCAGATATTTGCTGGTTCGAGCAGAAATCAAGCGTTTTCGGAGCAGACACGTTTCCGAAACATGTATAAGGATATTGATACTTATATCACCTATGATGAACCCAATTATCGCGTCAAGGTAGGAGATTTTAGAAGTCGATCGGAGGCAAATGCCTTCATGCGCGAGTTACGTCAATATTTTAACAATGTCTTTGTATTTTCGGAGAACGTTTTTGTCTATCAATAA
- a CDS encoding M20 family metallopeptidase, with protein MASTKEKVLALAHQYFEDTVSNRRHLHQNPELSFEEYNTSAFVKSQLDQLGIPYEAKADTGIVALITGDLPSNEVIALRADMDALPIQEVEGRSYGSKNPGVMHACGHDVHTSSLLGTAKILYSLKAEFGGTIKLIFQPGEERLPGGASLMIKEGALQDPAPSAIIGQHVMPFIEVGKVGFREGKYMASCDELFMTVKGRGGHGAHPHQNIDPIVITAQIITALQQVASRFADPRTPTVLSFGKIMANGATNIIPDQVYLEGTFRTFDEKWRAEAHERMVKIAVGIAESMGATCEFEVRKGYPFLINEPELTKSARAFAEEYLGKENVVDLDLWPAAEDFSYYSQEIDACFYRLGTGNTARGISSAVHTPTFDVDEAALEISTGLMAYITLRRLGC; from the coding sequence ATGGCAAGTACGAAAGAAAAAGTCCTGGCCCTAGCTCATCAATATTTTGAAGATACGGTTTCCAATCGTAGACATCTTCATCAGAATCCTGAACTTTCCTTCGAAGAATACAATACCTCGGCTTTTGTAAAATCGCAGCTGGATCAATTGGGAATTCCCTATGAGGCTAAAGCCGATACAGGAATTGTCGCTTTAATCACGGGTGACCTACCTTCCAATGAAGTAATTGCATTGCGTGCAGATATGGATGCTTTACCCATTCAGGAAGTGGAGGGGCGTTCATATGGATCTAAAAACCCAGGGGTGATGCATGCCTGTGGCCATGATGTACATACTTCTTCTCTTTTGGGGACAGCTAAAATATTGTATAGCCTAAAAGCTGAATTTGGAGGAACAATCAAATTGATCTTCCAACCCGGCGAGGAGCGCTTACCAGGTGGTGCCTCTTTGATGATAAAAGAAGGGGCATTACAAGACCCTGCTCCATCGGCCATTATAGGACAGCATGTAATGCCTTTTATAGAAGTGGGAAAAGTTGGATTCCGTGAAGGTAAATATATGGCTTCATGCGACGAACTATTTATGACGGTAAAAGGAAGAGGCGGACACGGAGCTCACCCCCATCAGAATATCGATCCTATTGTAATCACAGCTCAGATTATTACCGCTTTGCAACAGGTAGCCAGTCGCTTTGCTGACCCGCGTACACCAACGGTATTATCTTTTGGAAAGATAATGGCTAATGGGGCTACAAATATTATCCCCGATCAGGTTTATTTGGAAGGTACATTTCGAACATTTGACGAGAAATGGCGTGCTGAAGCCCACGAAAGAATGGTGAAAATTGCTGTTGGAATCGCCGAAAGCATGGGGGCAACCTGTGAATTTGAAGTTCGTAAAGGATATCCCTTTCTAATCAATGAGCCTGAACTCACTAAAAGTGCGCGTGCTTTTGCAGAAGAATATCTCGGTAAGGAAAACGTTGTTGACCTAGATCTATGGCCGGCAGCGGAAGATTTTTCGTATTATTCGCAGGAAATCGATGCTTGTTTTTATCGTTTGGGTACAGGTAATACAGCGCGAGGGATCTCTTCGGCTGTACATACACCGACCTTTGATGTGGATGAGGCTGCTTTGGAAATTAGTACGGGATTGATGGCTTACATTACCTTGCGTAGGCTCGGTTGTTAA
- a CDS encoding GNAT family N-acetyltransferase, translating to MITIELAEQSDIRSISNMAYIIWPLTYAEVLSQDQIDFMLEKNYTVEGLAESMVNGQFFYVLKEDGIGQGFIALKTLEDRVRIEKLYLMPSVQGKGFGKTLIDFASEKTVLKGRGILELNVNRNNPAYHFYLKQGFKVVQTVDIPYYDYVLNDYVMQKEVKATAVS from the coding sequence ATGATAACAATCGAACTGGCGGAGCAAAGCGATATCAGAAGCATTTCCAATATGGCTTATATCATTTGGCCGCTTACTTATGCTGAAGTACTTTCGCAAGATCAAATCGACTTTATGCTGGAAAAAAATTATACAGTGGAAGGACTTGCGGAAAGTATGGTCAATGGTCAGTTTTTTTATGTATTGAAAGAAGATGGTATCGGGCAAGGGTTTATTGCATTGAAGACGCTCGAAGATCGCGTACGTATCGAAAAACTCTACTTGATGCCGAGTGTACAGGGTAAAGGGTTCGGAAAAACACTGATAGACTTCGCTTCAGAAAAAACTGTTCTAAAAGGAAGAGGTATTCTTGAACTGAATGTCAACAGGAATAACCCTGCTTATCATTTTTATTTGAAGCAGGGCTTTAAAGTAGTTCAAACCGTCGATATTCCTTATTATGACTATGTACTAAACGACTATGTTATGCAGAAGGAGGTCAAAGCGACTGCTGTTTCTTAA
- a CDS encoding M20/M25/M40 family metallo-hydrolase, translating to MNSIPKIILSLSLLAISAITYGQQVISNQQRQDVSRILHTLAADDMRGRSALTKDIEKAADFIAGEMKRIGLTPYAEQSYRQSFELDKVSPVSKSATVNNQVIPADHIISLGHQMDLEWDNKSAITIVKIKSGDDFSKVFREHSLSKENTLVLVDPSFENYFVRFGQMLNSPKFIEDATVQKPSIVYLLTKEIPTTYKIQIKKALQKFPLFNVAGIIPGKSKPNEYVIFSGHYDHIGILPAVDQDSIANGADDDASGVTAMLTLADYYKKQNKNERTLIFVAFTAEELGMYGSKYFSNHIDADQVVAMINMEMIGKDSKFGPNTVYITGYDQSNLGQLMQENLKNTTFRFYPDPYTKQNLFYRSDNAVLAAKGVPAHSFSTSQMDKDEYYHTVKDEVSTLNVQNIISSIEAIAIGAAGIVEGRQTPSRVEKLKD from the coding sequence ATGAATTCAATACCTAAAATTATTTTATCCTTATCTTTGCTGGCAATTTCGGCAATTACCTATGGACAACAGGTTATTTCCAATCAGCAACGCCAAGATGTTAGCCGTATACTCCATACCTTGGCTGCTGACGATATGCGTGGTAGATCTGCACTCACAAAAGATATTGAAAAAGCAGCAGATTTTATTGCCGGCGAAATGAAAAGAATAGGTCTCACACCCTATGCAGAACAAAGCTATAGACAATCTTTTGAACTAGATAAAGTCTCCCCAGTGAGCAAATCTGCAACGGTAAATAACCAGGTTATTCCTGCAGATCACATTATTTCACTTGGCCACCAGATGGATTTGGAATGGGATAATAAAAGCGCTATAACTATTGTGAAAATAAAATCGGGGGATGATTTTTCCAAAGTATTTAGAGAACATTCTTTGTCCAAAGAAAATACACTTGTATTGGTAGATCCCTCTTTTGAAAACTATTTTGTCCGTTTTGGTCAAATGCTTAATTCGCCTAAATTTATCGAAGATGCTACAGTACAGAAACCTTCAATTGTCTATCTCCTGACAAAGGAAATCCCGACAACTTATAAAATTCAGATTAAAAAAGCTCTTCAAAAATTTCCACTGTTCAATGTGGCGGGCATTATTCCTGGAAAAAGTAAGCCCAACGAATACGTCATCTTTTCGGGACATTACGACCATATTGGTATTCTTCCGGCTGTTGATCAAGATTCCATTGCCAATGGAGCAGATGATGATGCCTCGGGCGTGACGGCAATGTTGACCCTCGCAGATTATTACAAAAAACAGAATAAGAATGAAAGGACTCTTATTTTCGTTGCCTTTACCGCAGAAGAACTGGGCATGTACGGCTCAAAATATTTTTCCAACCATATCGATGCCGACCAAGTAGTGGCCATGATCAATATGGAAATGATTGGAAAAGATTCTAAATTCGGCCCTAATACCGTGTACATTACCGGATACGATCAATCCAATCTGGGCCAATTGATGCAGGAGAATCTGAAAAATACGACCTTCAGATTCTACCCCGACCCTTACACTAAACAGAATCTGTTTTACCGAAGTGACAATGCTGTGCTAGCGGCCAAGGGGGTCCCGGCACATTCGTTCTCAACCTCCCAAATGGACAAGGATGAATACTATCACACCGTAAAAGATGAAGTATCTACGCTAAACGTTCAAAATATCATTTCGAGTATAGAAGCTATCGCGATAGGTGCCGCAGGAATTGTCGAAGGCAGACAAACACCTTCTCGAGTGGAAAAACTGAAAGATTAA
- a CDS encoding rhodanese-like domain-containing protein, translating into MKEVSVEELKNKIDNKEDFQLIDVREPFEYEVSNLNGLNIPLSGILIEADKIAKDKPVIVQCRSGKRSAQAIMLLEQQGFDNLSNLKGGILAWKEEIDPELDVY; encoded by the coding sequence ATGAAAGAAGTATCTGTAGAAGAATTAAAGAATAAAATCGATAACAAGGAGGATTTTCAATTGATTGATGTTCGGGAACCGTTTGAATATGAAGTATCAAATCTAAATGGATTGAATATACCGCTTTCGGGCATATTGATCGAGGCTGATAAGATCGCAAAGGATAAGCCGGTGATCGTACAATGCCGTTCAGGAAAGCGTTCTGCGCAGGCAATCATGTTATTGGAACAACAGGGTTTTGACAACCTGTCAAATCTAAAGGGCGGAATATTGGCTTGGAAAGAGGAGATCGACCCCGAGTTAGACGTTTATTAA
- a CDS encoding DUF6358 family protein — MLKYFFLNIVLSLAIVFLIYSGFEGYKAGNMLVTGLSIAFLVVLIYLRVVLSKRVRSLIQQKENGKQQSTAKQKKK; from the coding sequence ATGTTAAAGTATTTTTTTCTAAATATAGTTTTAAGTTTAGCCATTGTGTTTTTAATCTACAGTGGTTTTGAAGGATATAAGGCCGGGAACATGCTGGTAACAGGATTGTCTATCGCCTTTTTGGTCGTATTGATTTATCTGCGCGTAGTTTTGAGCAAACGAGTTCGGTCGCTTATTCAACAGAAGGAGAACGGTAAACAACAATCTACTGCAAAACAAAAGAAGAAGTAA
- the gcvT gene encoding glycine cleavage system aminomethyltransferase GcvT, with amino-acid sequence MLKNTALSETHIALGAKMVPFAGFNMPVQYTGINDEHETVRTGVGVFDVSHMGEFILKGEKALDLLQKISSNDVSKLYDGKVQYAYIPNETGGVVDDFLTYRIDDKTYFLVVNASNIEKDWNWISKYNTDGVEMKNISDQTSLFAVQGPKAADALQSLTDIELAPMEYYTFAKGTFAGVENVLVSATGYTGAGGFEIYVANEDAQKVWDAIFEAGKTYGIKPIGLGARDTLRLEMGFCLYGNDIDDHTSPLEGGLGWVTKFTKDFVNSKALKAEKEAGLKKKLVGFEMIDRGIPRHDYEIVDAEGNVIGRVTSGTQSPTLKKSIGLGYVDTAFSKDGSEIFILIRNQKIKAKVTKPPFVK; translated from the coding sequence ATGTTAAAAAATACCGCCCTTTCGGAGACGCACATTGCTTTAGGAGCAAAAATGGTTCCCTTTGCAGGCTTCAACATGCCGGTACAATATACGGGCATTAATGATGAGCACGAAACAGTTCGTACAGGTGTAGGAGTTTTTGATGTAAGCCATATGGGTGAATTCATCTTAAAAGGTGAAAAAGCCCTGGACCTACTTCAAAAAATCTCTTCCAATGATGTGTCAAAATTATACGATGGGAAAGTTCAATATGCTTATATCCCAAATGAAACTGGCGGTGTAGTTGATGACTTCCTAACTTACCGTATAGACGATAAAACGTATTTTTTGGTTGTCAATGCGTCGAATATCGAAAAAGATTGGAACTGGATATCAAAGTATAATACGGATGGAGTAGAGATGAAAAATATCTCAGATCAAACTTCCTTATTTGCTGTTCAAGGACCTAAGGCTGCTGATGCACTTCAATCGCTTACCGATATCGAATTAGCTCCCATGGAATATTACACTTTTGCAAAAGGTACATTTGCGGGTGTAGAGAATGTTTTGGTCTCTGCAACAGGATATACTGGCGCTGGAGGTTTTGAAATTTATGTGGCCAATGAAGATGCGCAGAAAGTTTGGGACGCTATTTTTGAGGCGGGTAAGACTTATGGAATCAAACCAATTGGTTTAGGTGCCCGCGATACCCTACGCCTAGAAATGGGCTTCTGCCTATATGGAAATGATATCGATGATCATACATCGCCTTTAGAAGGTGGATTGGGCTGGGTAACGAAGTTTACAAAAGACTTTGTGAACTCTAAAGCACTCAAAGCGGAAAAAGAAGCTGGTCTGAAGAAAAAGCTCGTCGGTTTCGAAATGATTGACAGAGGCATTCCACGTCATGATTATGAAATTGTCGATGCCGAAGGAAATGTAATTGGACGTGTAACTTCGGGAACGCAATCCCCAACATTAAAAAAATCAATTGGATTGGGTTATGTGGATACAGCTTTTTCAAAAGATGGTAGTGAAATCTTCATTCTCATCCGTAATCAAAAAATCAAAGCAAAAGTAACAAAACCACCATTTGTGAAGTAA
- a CDS encoding pseudouridine synthase: MPLEILYEDESIVAINKPHGLLVHRSSIARDASEFALQLLRDQLGKTVYPAHRLDRKTGGILLFSLNKETDQYLQKSFQERKVDKKYLAVLRGFAPAEGLIDYPLKRDDGTVQEAQTSFRLLAQSELAVPFGKFPTSRYSLVEANPITGRMHQLRRHFAHIFHPIIGDRPHGCNKQNKFWKETYQMDTMLLHASELTFKHPLSGDDVHIKATLQADFERVLEILNLNNVC; the protein is encoded by the coding sequence ATGCCTTTAGAAATACTTTACGAAGACGAATCTATCGTTGCTATCAATAAACCGCATGGACTATTGGTACACCGATCTTCTATCGCACGCGATGCTTCAGAGTTTGCGCTACAGCTCCTTCGGGACCAACTAGGAAAAACAGTTTATCCGGCACATCGTTTGGACAGGAAGACTGGAGGCATACTGCTATTTTCGCTAAATAAGGAGACTGACCAATATTTACAAAAAAGTTTTCAGGAGCGCAAGGTCGACAAAAAATACCTCGCTGTACTCAGGGGTTTCGCGCCAGCGGAAGGTCTGATTGATTATCCCTTAAAAAGGGACGATGGTACGGTTCAGGAAGCACAAACATCTTTTCGTTTACTTGCTCAAAGCGAGCTTGCCGTTCCCTTCGGAAAATTTCCGACGTCACGATACAGTCTCGTCGAAGCCAATCCAATTACAGGTCGTATGCATCAGTTACGCCGCCATTTCGCCCATATCTTCCATCCAATTATCGGCGATCGCCCGCATGGATGCAACAAACAAAATAAGTTCTGGAAAGAAACGTACCAAATGGATACCATGCTCTTACATGCGTCGGAGCTAACCTTTAAACATCCTTTATCGGGTGATGACGTACATATCAAAGCGACCTTGCAAGCTGATTTCGAGCGCGTATTGGAAATACTAAATCTCAACAACGTATGTTAA
- a CDS encoding DUF4112 domain-containing protein has product MHREKTPADKLKQIDQDFGWIDRISWLMDNQFKIGGFRFGLDPLLNLIPLGGAIAGFGTSLILVIAMWRNGASPKLVIRMLLNISLDAILGSIPLLGNLLDFFSKANEKNIKLLRQHYYEGKHTGSGIGIIISILIVFLLLISVTLYLIWTFFSWAFSLLNGI; this is encoded by the coding sequence ATGCATCGAGAGAAAACTCCCGCAGATAAATTAAAACAAATTGACCAAGATTTCGGTTGGATAGACCGAATATCTTGGTTAATGGATAATCAGTTTAAAATTGGAGGCTTTCGGTTTGGCCTAGATCCGCTGTTAAACCTTATTCCCCTAGGCGGTGCGATAGCAGGCTTTGGTACATCTTTAATCCTTGTAATTGCCATGTGGCGTAACGGTGCCAGCCCCAAGCTCGTTATACGGATGCTTTTGAACATATCACTGGACGCGATTCTTGGTAGCATTCCACTACTCGGAAACTTGCTCGATTTCTTTAGCAAGGCCAACGAAAAGAACATCAAATTGCTCAGACAACACTATTACGAAGGAAAGCATACCGGATCGGGCATTGGCATCATCATCAGTATACTAATTGTTTTTTTACTCCTCATTTCGGTTACGTTATATCTTATTTGGACCTTTTTTTCTTGGGCTTTTTCGCTGCTGAATGGTATCTAA